The following nucleotide sequence is from Cyclopterus lumpus isolate fCycLum1 chromosome 20, fCycLum1.pri, whole genome shotgun sequence.
atttaaataaatctaatttTGAGCGAAGCCATGTTATGCAAGAGGGCCACAGTCAGCCAACAACCCTTAAGTACATGTTACTGTTCTGAGGATGAACCAATAACATAATTCCCATATGAACTACAAATATCATCATTGTTATAATACTTAAGATAAGATTGGAATATTAGAGAGACATATTAAGATCTTCTACTATGaactttgtggtggttttgactcttttttgttgttgttttgtgtcgcAATGTATATTTCTTATGGTGTTGAGTCTATTTGTAGTTagtgtgtgtctctttagtcgtctTGCATATTTGTGGTGTTGGCTCTCTTGGTAATTGTTTTGAgtttctttgtaattgttttgcatctctttgtagttgttttatgtttcttttgtgGTAATGTTGCATCTCTTCCTGGCGCAAGCATGTCAAGACATGTTGCAGACAAGAGGTGGGGTTGCGTGTTCTTGCTGTTTTAATAGACAGTCTGTGAGCATTTGAGAGTCAAACTCGTCCAacattggaggaaaaaaaaagaaagaaaaaggtttctGCTTTTCGGCCTTTCTTTACGCACGCACGAGCACGGACGCGCACGGAGGTCTTGGCAGGACGGAAGAAGGCTGTTTCCAACCTTTTTTGGAGGGGCGTGGTCAGGGGCGGCACTTTTCGAAGCGCAGCCAAGTGAAGGATGAAATGTGGATAAGTGATGCTTTAGCGGCTTTGGTGCAAGAATCCCGAAAGAAGAAAGAGCCACTCACTCTTTTCAAACGGAGTGAACGCGATCACATCAGCTCCTTGATTCAGGTCATATGGCGGCCGGCGACAGCCATCACCGCTCCACCTGAGCTCTGCTCCACTTACTTTGAAGgcggactttttttttttctttcctcttgctGCTGAAGTTTTCTCACAGCCAGATCTGTGTGAGGATCTCAAGAAGCGGGCTGCATTCCAATTCATTAAAGGTAAATTATTTCCCAAGTCTACGGTAAATCACACCACTTCCATTTCAATATACATTAGCCGACTCTTCACGTTTTCCATTAGCTTTTGGCACGTTGCATCAGCTTCTGTCAGCATTGCAGCATGCATACCAAAACACTGAGAATATATGTAAGCATAGAGTATTCATGAGCCACATTGTGCTTTATGTGCACTAAACTGCATACAGCTGTACtgctaaatgtgttttgttgcaGTATTTATTTTCAGCAGCTCCCAagctgtctttctttttttatcaaggAAAGTTCAACACCAGTGGTGATTTCTTTACTTCACAATTTCACTAGTCATTCCTAGTCTGCCAGCTTTCCCCCAGTGAACTCCATGAGGTTACCAGTGGCGCTGCACCAAACCAAGTGTCTGCGAGCCAATGCGGTGTCCTCACCAAGTTCAATATTGACCCAAGTTATTCAGCAAATTTGTTACAGGACACCAGTTCCAATCCTTCCAATAATCCTGTTTTGTTCTCTCCTCTCGACTTCTTTGCCAGCTCACCCTGTAGACAAAAAGGAGTGTCTTTCTGTGCGGGCCTGCTCGTCATCCACCCTGCCTGAGTTTGAGAGGataaccaccatcaccatctccAGGATGAGGCATGTATCTCCGTGCTGGCTGAGGGGCGTGtccctgctcctgctgctgcaggcgGCCACTTCCATGGTGATGCTTCCTAACTCCACGGGCTGGGAGCAGATTCTGGACAAGTATATGGACGAGGAGGGGGACTGGTGGGAGGCCAagcagagagggaagagggCCATTACCGACGGTGACGCTCAGCTCATCCTGGACCTTCACAACAAGCTCAGAGGCCAGGTTTACCCTCCTTCTTCCAACATGGAGCACATGGTAGGTGGATGGAGGATGCAGAGGTTTTGTCTGTGGGAATTATTCCCATGAACTAGTGCATACTTCATGCTGTTTATATGTGTTAAACACTGCTTTGACCCCATTATGAACTTCCGAAGAGTCTTGCACACTTGTGGACCTCGTAGCTTAGTGAACTGACCCAGTCACCAGACTGGCATTTGTCCCTCTTGgctcacacacaagcacatgccAGCATCTGAACACCTTCAAAGATGAGGACAGCCCCcccgcctcacacacacacgtctgtaccCATGTGACTTTGGTTGTTTTGCCAGAAGAAAATAATTCCACCAACTTGCCAATGATCACATTACTACTGCGTTTTTCTTTTACTCATGCTGAGAGATTTGTTTGACTTTATCCTTTGGCCATCACGTGTGTGTACAGTGCCAGATCACTTTTCACAGTGCAATTAGAATCAGAGCACGGCAGTGGGGCTTGTTTTACCAGCTGTCTACCCCCCACTatacacacccatacacacacacacacacacaggcacaccaCACCTTCTGTAAGTCAGCGCTGCCACACTGCATTGCCACAGTGCATTGTCACAGTGCATTGCCACATTGCATTGCCACAGTGCATTGTCACAGTGCATTGCCACATTGCATTGCCACAGTGCATTGTCACAGTGCATTGCCACATTGCATTGCCACAGTGCATTGTCACAGTGCATTGCCACATTGCATTGTCACAGTGCATTGCCACATTGCATTGCCACCACCAGTACTTAGGAGGTTAAAAATCAATACAGTGTGCAGAAAGTAATGAGGTTTTATAATCCTTTCATCTCCACTTAAAGAGCTACAGAACAAAAGGCAGTATTATTCGATGGTTAAGGCAAATAAACAGTTCTTGCTGGGGGCAATTGCTGGACTGTGTAATTGTATAATTGAGAGGTTGGACTTGAGGACccctggcgtgtgtgtgtgtgtgtgtgtgaaagcaccACTTTGCCTGGCAGGCACACTAGTGGAGAAATGCTGAGCCAGCAGCGCACAGCTCCTTTCTACTGTCTCCTGTTACAGTtagctgggttttttttaactccAGGGGCACCCAGGGGTGAAGAGGCATGCAGTAAGAGGACGTtaggtgagagaaagagagtgagacctTGCAAGGAATACAAGAAATAGTAGGTACATAAAAATAGTGTCATGATAATGGAGTTTGATAATGGAGTTTGATAATGGAGCgatggacagaaggacagaataaaaattaataaaaaaagagtcaaaatAATTAGAATCTGACGAaggacagagatggagacaTTTGGAAGGTGCACAAAGTAAGTAGAGAAACTAACTTTTAAAGATACGTGCTGAAatcttaatttacatttatacatgtgtataaatGTCCATATCTGTCAGGCGAGAAACTGTTCAGGTCACAGGGATTTTcagcactttattttgaaaggggcTCCCTATTTCTCAGATTTTCCTCCAGTTCTGTTTTGAACTGCTGTCACCTTTCAGAAACCTCACAGCTTCACTGTACCAGAAGACTTCATAGACATGCATCCCTGCTCTCCCTACACACCCATGCATGcagatgcacgcacacacacagacacacacacacacacacacactcacacaaatacCCAAGCGCACATGCATAGCCATTTCGCCATCAGCTCTGTTATTGTCTGCCATTGTATTAAACCATAACCCGGCTGACCCTCTGTGGCAAACATCACAGAAACTCTGAGATAACATCAACTCAAATCCACATCTTTCCTCACCCCCTTCATCTGTTTCCTTTTCTtgccccctctctctgcctccctctcccttaTCCCTGTGGCTCTGTTCCCATTCTGTCATTATCCAACACAGAGGCCCAAAGAATTCCCTGGATAAGTATTCACACTCCATAGTGATCCACAAAGCTTCAATACACCGTTAGAAGGTGGTAGAGCGGTTCTGCCTCTCACTCAGACATTGACCCACAGGTATAAACAGAGAAGTGTCAGTATTTGAAGCGCTCCAAGACAAACAGATGGCATCATGGGAGAAAAGGCCCCACCTGCAATGATGTTTAACTTGGCCTTGCCGGGCTGCGCTCAGGTCCGAGGTGGCAGCGATGTTTGTGGTTTAAGATAAAGCTGTATTGAATGTTTGGGATGAGTTAGAGTTTTGCTGAAAGCGCCGgccattttaatttattgttggATAATTTGGCTGTTCAATCAGACAATAATTAAAGGTCTAGACTAATAAATTAGCCTTGCATTAACCCAAGATGTTTAATTATTCGTAATGTGGACAAGTGTGTGAAACAGACAGCTTCAATATTAAGAAGAACGTGCTTTAGATGAATACGATTGccaaataaaaagtaattacaAGACTGCAGTggcataaaaaaaatgaaggagaGCTGTCTGAACTCATTTTATGCCTGCAACGTTCTCCTGCAGATTACCTCAGAGCTCACACAGGCCAGCTTGGAGAAGGAATCTCTCTAATGTGTCTTGGGTTTGTCCCTGCGTCTGGTCAGCTGGTTACACCCAGGAAAAACACTTTCACTGGTTTTCTCTAAATGTTAAGAGCAGCAGCTGAATATCATGGTATGAAAAAAATGTCGGTCCTCCCAAAGAGCGTTCTGTAGTTCCTAAGAGTGTTCAAGTCCACATCCAAGGTCATGCTCCAGTGAAGCAAGGAGGACAACACTATCCCAAAATAGCAAAGATGCCACCCGTAAACTGGGAACTCTCTTGGCCTCACCTGTTCACGAATATCTCAAACAGAAGAGCCGAGAGCCCACGCTGACATGTAATGCCAAGAATGTAAACAGATGCTCTTGCTCCGAATGCACTTATAAAGAACACCTTCTACGAATACTTCAGGGAGCATGGCCATAGAACTTCCCAGAGATGCAAAACACATGTAGATCAAATTAGCAAATTCCAATTATCCTACAAATATCTGTGACGCATTATGCCCGAGAGGACAACCCCCTCAACCTGCATCCTGTCCAGACTGCAATGTTTTCTGGGTTTAGGAGTGACTCTGCAACTTTCTTGGGTTGCCGCCACGATGAGCACCAACCATCATTATTGGTCTACAAAAAGTGAAAGGGAACTGTGGAAAAATGACTGCTTTTGTAAAGCTATACTCTGgaggattttgttttttgctgaTTGGCTAATATTGTTCATTGTTGAGAATTCTGAAgctatgttattattatttccaagaCATTATGAATCCCAATATCAGACCAAATCACAATATCAGGCTACCCTTACCATTATTGGCTCGCTTCTGATGCTCAGTAAGTGAGACAGCTTCCAGAGTGAAGCCTACAATGGGCTATGCTGTACTGGTCAAACTATATGATACTGTTATAACATGATAATGGGAGATAATGGTATTCACTGGTTGACAAGATTCAGACAATGGTCAACCCCAGGACCTCTGATGTGAGTTGATGTGGGCTGCTACATGAAACACTGTTTACTCTATATAGCTGTGGCAAATTAAAGTAGTAGTTTGGGAAGACAATAAAGATAATTTTCCCGAGTCACCCCTTTGTCGATCTGTTTTCCCTCGCTGACACCATCTTATCACATCTCGTCCTCCATTTTCTGCCAGGTTTCTTATTGAATTTATAAATATTGTACTCAACGTCACCTTATACAAATCCAATATCTTTACCCTGCTTTCTTAGTATTTCTCTGCATGCACCATCAACTATGAACAGGAAACTCAGACTTGCAAAGGAAGTCCACCTCTGTACCCTTTGTAATGCAACCAGATGAAccaagaaagagagaaaaaaataacccCAAAACCTACAAATGAAGTGTCAAGCGAAATATACAATGCTGTGTGCACTGTGCTGAAAGACTTCAGTCGGGgaggtgtttttctttacaggGCCCCAGCAGAAGTGCGGTCAGGGTGGgtagggtgtgtgtgggtacaAGGCCTCCCCTGCTGGGCTAACTGTGCAAGCAACAGCAGCCGACTGCCCTCTGCACCAGGTTCAACAGCTGAACAAGTTTTGGGACGATGGAATGAGTTCTTCAGCTGCAAGAGGGCTGCTTGTATTCATCATTATTTAAGATAGACTTCAAGAGCATCACTACTCATAGAAACCGTCATCAGCAACATTCCCCCCAAGACACTGCAGACATTTTCTGTCTTGAAACCTTAGTCGTGTCCAGCAGAAAGTTTTTCGATTAATAGTCCAAAACATTGTGTTGACCCCGCTCAAGCCTAGAGCGTCCGATGTGCTGTGGTTTGCAAATCGTTTGGTACTTACCACGGCTCTAAGCGATGTGTTTCAGTCTGCTTATCACTGTAAACattgattctttttttgtgcaagCAGGTCACTTGTAGAGAAAATTGTAATGGTTATAACTGAATTGTTTTCTCTCACTACTGATGATGACCAGGCTCAAATCTCTTCCGATGTTTCTGTTTAAGCATCGTATGCTCTTGTACTGGCAAAAAGGGATAACTGggggcaaaacaaaacaagatctGACAATACCGAcacactgacatttattttcagcTCACTGGCCACAGAGGTAATTTCTGAGCAGAGATAGACTTTCAGGTAAACAAATTCTCATTCCTGTTTTAGCCCCGGCTGTCAGTCATCATTTTGCCTTATTGCGCAAGACAGACCACAGGCAACTTCAGACAAGGTTGCTGTTACCCCAAAATGCTCCATCTTTGCACATATAGAAATGGATGAAAAATATACCCCACACCCCCAACAGTTTTTATTCTACAGTCAGTCATGTAACATTTCTACGAGGCGTTGTGTTCAAATCTGATAGAGAACACTGTGCCAATAGGGAAGAGTCAGACAATATTACCCTGGCgttattaatttaaacaaatagGTCCTCTCAACAGCAAGCTGGATTCCCAGAaagagctggaaaaaaaaactgcttagAGTTAAGAGTTAATTTGCAGCACTGCCAGACATCCTGTTGTTAGGCAGGTGTGCGTTTCGGGAGTATAGAACAGCAGTTGTTTCTGGTGGACTGTAAGTGGGTGACGGATGAAGGAGGTAGTGGTGGAAGCGGGGGAGTTATTTTAGTGTCGGCTATTGGATGAGATTTCAGTGAGGGTAAGCTATTACTTCCAGGGCCCAATGTGTGAGATGTGAAAACATCTGACACCTCCGCTGGTATACTAatgctaacacacacaaacacatttgtatgcacacacacacacacacacacacacacacacacacaaactaattgACTTTCTCGTAGAAACCAGTTATGTTAGATAACCCTCCGTAAAGGTGAAAGTGAAGGTGTGCAATTAAAGGCACATACGATGTATTTCAGAGGAATTATAGCTGGAGtttttctcacattttttaATGGAAGAATGTAGgtcagcagagaggaaggacaCTCTTTGCATTCCCAGAAAACCCCAGAATGGGAATATGATCCCTTCGTATCCAACCAGAGCCAAACTTAACTGAGAGGGCAATTcagagagagggaaagtgaAACAAAAGCTTGCACCCAGACATCTCACCAGAGACATATGGAAGGTATTACTTAAGGAAAAACAGCTTTTGCATTTTTTGAATAACACCATATCCTACGGGAAAACCCATTTGGGGAAAGTCAACTGGGCAGCAATAAGAGAGTCAGCTCTTtttacagcagcaggaacaCATCAACATAGTTCTGCACTTAGTTTAGAGATTAGTGCAGTTACTTAACCATAGCAGTACCTTGTCCCTATTACTTATCATGACATATACTAAGTAATCCTTGTTCAGTAAGTGTTTGAATACCACCCCACATCATTGACAGCTGAACAAATCTTACAAGGCACTGCATTTCTCCAGTTCTAGTGCTCGTACCATCGCCGTTCTATGACCTGACATTGTTATATACTATGGCCCATTAGTTGCAATACAAGCAGCTTTCTGTCTTACTGAGTCGGTTTATTTTGACTTCATATCAAACATAATCCTGAAAAcctcatatatttttttcccatcTCATCTGCTGTGTAGGTGTGGGACACAGAGTTGGAGCGTACGGCAGAGGAGTGGGCAGAAACCTGTCTGTGGGAGCACGGCCCTGCCAGTCTACTGCCGCAGATCGGACAGAACCTGGGAGCACACTGGGGAAGGTAAACAATAATTAAGAATACACAGTTTCTGCATACATAGACTTTTATTTTATCCAAGGTTGAGGGTAAAAGGGTTGCTTTGCTGAAaacaaaagtcaaagtcaaagtcagcatgtgtgtgtgtgtggctgacaGGAGGCATGCGTCTAATTATGTGGAGAGGAACATTGATAAGAACAGAATTATTGTGTAATTTGATTTTACAAACACATTGTGAACCCGCAGAGGGTCAAAATAGAGTCAAAAGAGAGTCTTTTAGGATGCTGTCTTGGAACCCATTGGAAAATGGAAAATctcaatatgaaaatatatatatatatataggccacTTTTCAGCTAATTTAGAAGTTATTCTGTTGAGCTTGAGTATAACACAACTTCTATCTTTTCTGCTACTTTCTTCACACTGGACTCTGAAAACAGCGTTGCATGCTTCACATAAGAGACTCTTGTTCCACATCTAATCATATCACTTCACAGTCAAAATGTTCACTTGATTCTAATCAGATTGACTCGCCACACATGCTGCCAAATCAGTGGCATTGTTGGTCACTGCAGACTTTTCAGAGAGCAGACATGTTTGATTGAAAGGGAGATGCTCAATGGCAGCAGATGTGTTTACTTCGCTGTTCTTGCCAATGGGTGCTTACTTCAAATGGTAACTCCATCTGTTACATACAGTGTAGCGTACATTACTTGATCTTTCGATGGGGTCTTGAGACACCTTGCCAGGCTAAATGTTGAAGGTACGAGATGCTTCCTGTATGTTCTCTCTTTAGCTACCAACTGTATCTtggaattttattttgacaaacaACTTAGTGGTTTTGTACATTTCGAGAGTAGCTTTGTTTTACACTAATAAACTGTTGACTATGGGTATCATGCATATAGGTTCTTGAAAGACGACTTGCCATACGCTTTGAGGCATAACACCAACTCCCACGccaaaagagacacaagacaatagagctgttttttttaacattgtcATCAAAGGTGCGTACGCTTACTCATCTCCCCAGGTATCGCCCACCCACGTCCCATGTGCAGGCCTGGTATGATGAAGTGAAAGACTACTCCTTCCCTTACCCTCAGGAGTGTGACCCCTATTGCCCCTTCAGATGCTCCGGCCCAGTTTGTACTCATTATACACAGGTAGCTAGGTCTGGATTATGCCATTTCTCTACCCTTTTTTCCTCTTGAGAGTTTATCCTTTAGTGATTTATGACTTAATACTATGTTGTTCATGATTTGTCTTGCTATTCTTTTCCAGCTGGTATGGGCCACCAGCAGTCGGATTGGCTGTGCCATcaacatgtgttacaacatgaATGTGTGGGGACAGATTTGGGCCAAAGCCGTCTATCTCGTCTGCAACTATTCACCAAAGTAACTATATTTGTTGTGCGATCCGTTCACAGTTGTATGACTGAAATACAAGTTGAAACAGTTCTAGTAATTTGCTGAACGTTTCTTTCACTCATAGTTGAAGTCCAAAATCGTCAAACACAAATGGGTTGGAAAGGAGATATGGGTTATTAGTTTTGATCGAGTAGTATGTGTTTTGTTCAATAAGCCCTGTCTGTTGTACTACCTGAACAGGGGAAACTGGTGGGGGCATTCGCCTTACAAACATGGGACCTCATGCTCTGCTTGTCCTCCCATCTATGGAGGAGGCTGTAAGGACAACCTCTGCTACAAAGGTATGtgtctggaaaataaataaagacagtgTTTGAAACCCTGAGGAAAAATACACTTAATATACCCCTATTTTGTGACTTTACTTGAAGATGACAGTTATAACCCTCCACAAGaggaaacagaagaaaacaatttCATTGAGCCGGAGGCCCCCCATACTCCACAGAAGCCCCGGCCTCGACCCTCCAAGCCAAGTCTTCCTGCTCCAGCCCCCACCAAGCCCCCCACAGAGGACCTGCAGAAGAATGAAGTGGTCAACACACAGCAGATGTGTAAGCTGCCATTTAACTGTTTATTCTGGATCTCGTTTCATCTTAAAATGGGGGGTGTAGATCTGATTTATGAGTAGGAGGTGCACAGAGTGGCAAGCAATTTAGGACATGAtctaaatggaaaaaaagcattttaataaattgattaaaaaacaaataatttagtGTTTACCACACCATAATATATAGATAACAATTGCCTTAATGTTCTGTATCCTTTTTCTGTCATCTCCCTTATTAACCCTGACAGTTTCTGAAGTGTACTTAATATGGCAAGTCACTCtttggaggagggaggggaggtctATTTCAGCATGATcccctgagtgtgtgtttgcttttggcCGGCTGAGAGGGGTTGAGGGGTGAGAGGGGCTCCATGCGGTTTTTAAATGGCTTCCTCTCTGCAGTGAAACGGGCCTGTACTTGTAAACTGAGACACTTCCTCTAGAACGCTGACCACCCTGAACCCTGTTGCAGGAACTCTTCTCTTTGGTTCTTGAAGCATCAAAACAATGGTCCTCACTGGGTGTCTCTCAACTCAGCCTTTAGGAAACTAGTCGTCTGCCACTCAGAGCTGCCACTTCGTGCATGTTGGTTCCTGTACAAGCACTGAAAAGCTTTTACGTTCATGTTTTTCAGCTCAATTTGTGACCTGTGACACTAAGCTTCGAGATCAATGTAAAGGAACACCATGTAATAGGTACAGTTCagattaaatacaataaaacagcaCAAAATGGAGTGTACGGTTCACTTCACCTTATTTTTCCCATGTTACTCACCCAGATATGAGTGTCCAGCTGGGTGCCTAGATGCTACAGGAAAAGTAGTTGGGACCGTATACTATGAAATGGTGAGTACTTCAGTTCCCCAGGCTGAGTAATGCAAATGATGTGGTCAATAGTAAGCCACATAACAGCTGTGTGTCCTGTCAAAGTGCTCTAGAGACATTGAAGTGCTACTTGCTTACAGCTATGTCAGCAAAAGGCAAAAATGGTATGTTGTAAATCAAATATTCTATTTGCAGCAATCCGGTGTGTGCAGAGCTGGTCTACACGCTGGTGTCATAGATAATGAtggcggatggatggatgtaacgCGACAAGGCAGAAAGGACTTTTTCATCAAATCCAACAAGAACGGAGTTCAATCTCTTGGGTTAGGCAATAGTATTAGAAACATCACCATGATTTATACTGATGATATTTTATAGCAAGATTGGTAAAATAGTCACACAATAAGTGAAA
It contains:
- the crispld1a gene encoding cysteine-rich secretory protein LCCL domain-containing 1; this translates as MRHVSPCWLRGVSLLLLLQAATSMVMLPNSTGWEQILDKYMDEEGDWWEAKQRGKRAITDGDAQLILDLHNKLRGQVYPPSSNMEHMVWDTELERTAEEWAETCLWEHGPASLLPQIGQNLGAHWGRYRPPTSHVQAWYDEVKDYSFPYPQECDPYCPFRCSGPVCTHYTQLVWATSSRIGCAINMCYNMNVWGQIWAKAVYLVCNYSPKGNWWGHSPYKHGTSCSACPPIYGGGCKDNLCYKDDSYNPPQEETEENNFIEPEAPHTPQKPRPRPSKPSLPAPAPTKPPTEDLQKNEVVNTQQMSQFVTCDTKLRDQCKGTPCNRYECPAGCLDATGKVVGTVYYEMQSGVCRAGLHAGVIDNDGGWMDVTRQGRKDFFIKSNKNGVQSLGKYLSANSFTVSRVAVKAITCETTVAQMCSYQKPAKHCPRLYCPRYCLEDNPHISRVIGSGIYSDKSSICRTAIHAGVIRNDAGGYIDVMPVDKRKHYIASYQNGIFSESLQNPPGGKAFRVFAVI